In a single window of the Trypanosoma brucei brucei TREU927 chromosome 6, complete sequence genome:
- a CDS encoding RNA-binding protein, putative (similar over 485aa to Polyadenylate-binding protein 3 (Poly(A)-binding protein 3) (PABP 3). (Swiss-Prot:O64380) [Arabidopsis thaliana;]) produces MWYSNLFVAKLPRHLCDGDLLQIFSNFNPLGAKIMLDPSTGNSKGFGFVLFDKEEEGRTAYERLNRKLVRVCNSSFNLLIYPSQHNGKAVTLPSRAVYIRNIPTTMGEREVQNFLSNLAPLEYCAMRGDHHGNPVWVVYAEFDTPQNAQRVLDKLHGNSNHFGGPPIMVKYADTDEAKRERRRRREEGRLAPGPALKGACLFPPPRPGVVSLNQTQVSQSATETSPSCSPAAHHVTKTKMVAPMVEVEPRAQPLYFSTSPVTAMPPLLPVDMSYDGAAATVPLQTADCPAANGVLVLGNGQQVFLTPNAVNLHPTKFNAPPTALLVPAVDTTLVPLPPQRTLVYGPW; encoded by the coding sequence ATGTGGTACAGTAATTTGTTCGTAGCAAAGTTACCACGTCACCTTTGTGACGGTGACTTGCTTCAAATTTTTAGTAATTTCAACCCACTTGGTGCTAAGATAATGTTAGACCCCTCCACTGGCAACAGCAAAGGATTTGGTTTTGTACTTTTTGataaggaggaggaagggaggacGGCTTATGAACGTCTCAACCGCAAACTCGTGCGTGTCTGCAATAGCAGCTTCAACCTCCTCATTTATCCTTCACAACACAACGGCAAAGCAGTCACGTTACCATCACGGGCAGTTTATATCCGAAATATCCCCACCACCATGGGGGAACGGGAGGTGCAAAATTTCCTTTCAAACCTCGCCCCTCTTGAGTATTGCGCAATGCGTGGAGATCATCACGGCAATCCCGTTTGGGTTGTTTACGCTGAGTTTGACACCCCTCAGAACGCCCAACGGGTGCTGGATAAATTACACGGCAACTCCAACCACTTCGGAGGCCCTCCCATCATGGTTAAATATGCCGATACCGACGAGGCGAAACGTGAGCGACGACGGCGGCGTGAAGAGGGACGACTGGCACCCGGACCTGCGCTGAAGGGCGCTTGCCTGTTCCCGCCTCCACGGCCCGGTGTTGTGAGTTTAAATCAAACTCAGGTGTCGCAATCCGCTACGGAAACTTCACCATCATGTTCCCCCGCTGCACATCATGTGACGAAAACGAAAATGGTGGCACCGATGGTGGAGGTAGAACCTCGGGCGCAACCGTTATATTTTTCAACCTCACCAGTGACAGCAATGCCGCCACTGTTGCCAGTTGATATGAGTTATGACGGGGCTGCTGCAACTGTGCCGTTACAAACTGCAGATTGTCCAGCTGCCAATGGTGTACTTGTGCTGGGCAATGGACAACAGGTTTTTCTCACTCCCAATGCTGTTAACTTGCACCCGACTAAATTCAATGCGCCACCTACTGCTCTTTTAGTGCCTGCGGTGGATACAACACTCGTGCCACTTCCCCCACAGCGAACACTTGTATATGGACCCTGGTAA
- a CDS encoding zinc finger protein ZFP1 (identical to GB:AAL14124.1: ZFP1 {Trypanosoma brucei rhodesiense} (PMID:11726506)): protein MHISTPTLSDVRSENSLSFSGSRNGRRGVDASKFRTQPCRNYRFGAHCSFGSRCAFSHGEKPDLPPPPPYSAAVQNEMVLPPAYASRFRHDPYSFYSVRLED from the coding sequence ATGCACATTTCAACACCCACTCTTTCCGACGTGCGATCAGAAAACAGCCTCAGCTTCAGTGGCTCACGTAATGGACGCAGGGGTGTTGACGCCAGCAAATTCCGCACGCAACCGTGCCGTAATTATCGGTTCGGTGCGCATTGCTCGTTTGGGTCCCGTTGCGCCTTTTCACATGGTGAGAAACCCGACCTTCCGCCACCACCTCCATACAGCGCTGCTGTGCAAAATGAAATGGTTCTCCCACCCGCTTATGCCTCACGCTTCCGCCATGATCCGTACAGTTTTTACAGCGTAAGGTTGGAGGATTGA
- a CDS encoding endosomal trafficking protein RME-8, putative yields the protein MENHPTESVADVPTGKEGERQPVDDYIARHTVIKSSWKGKYMRIFCVGRKELATINPQSIFRVTNRWDYGSQLIDVTPHPNNQTDFAITTVGKGKSEVMNFSCSTSLERSELLTDVQRYRALIDMKYRSQLDSLSFVCQKYCFNERKRPCRLRVTSVSVEQINEEGVVVGEYLFVHIRGITSIQDNPSSLVILYGPLMKAHLYEVTNPKVIREHIADFSKRFVGLPPLNAVPEMSPHIFKTSRLGVEANLLIPTAQFPVMKLSVKHNNIPVRRALVTTRDHLQELDPETYNTVSLFSFTSIHSLVRCDWDDQRFIIQFAVPMMSKVYTSPMRDALLSHLVDCCRSAQNHNMHVVATTVDRGKRTAPLRALVSQEVESTLLNCIIDPNNSGGGVVLSLTDIVQFFNANVDHCGPRFSENSDGLFAENREKMIFSALMLLLENFPKNGNPLEFAQHFYALRRLCVTRTGFSSAAIVPSLVKCIESACEEAIKMSNVTVFHAMIDFINVLMVPHHDHYEVTHEEANKNRILGNEGFMNHILRMLRDYSAADNASLIIQALLNFFVYALCPPFCDTTDSKLFHAVMKQLVDVAGSELFSLLQYSCDATSYSAGQLIRAILEEGTPEQFTAMQRASLSEGGILKQLHEAIFGTKREVRDLARRLIAYWAYQNSDMQDLLRCIVPPAFLYFLQSREEPPEDEMEKGPTKNVVAMSGDHWESKNGWFKKRFHPSDVLSRVSGSHTTTQAAFRPAQTRPRNVRVKPTLNWNMMFYQLKQDHLRPDLIWNHTTRNELREALETEMQALKAGMEMRRDKVIAWNYREFELRYPSLEDELKVGDHYLRLLFDSKKPVVAKPKDFFTDVYHRFLLSQDQKIQLECLNAMSILYEHYYGAIGHFNDIGHLVNLLKSTLCPLFRDQLLLFMLQVLRNRQNVKLFLGCDGLKILVELLPIAHLHVDRPQIHCSTNAIECGGESSVDLRDQEKEWYYIKDGEKRDPVSYAKLEQMYKDGTVNNSTKVWAQGLSGWLPIKDVHQLRWGLVASGSNKMLNFTEVSCVVLDILQLLCTHYPSRDENGAVMYPIPQVKRFLSGPQVLPHVVQLLLTFEPTICSRVHTLLYSLMDENPHMPQFFLTGVFFFTLMYTGSDVIPLCRLLHLSHCKQSVHQQSGNNDIVRSSVLSAMLPPALVCFLTAHGPERFADIWLGEYETPEAIWNNNMRRYLMEKIAGHIADFTPRLFSNIRAIYQYCPIVGIVYEQLKRELFCSQYYLRHLCDELRYPNWPIADPISLLREVLIAWQCELEKKPSGLSREGCLAELGITEATGATQQTVRKAYFKLAAKYHPDKNPDGRDKFERIQVAYEFLASDTLESSEPDPNNIDLLLRTQSILYKRHAETLSRYKYAGYSLLLKLVKMEYEDPNMLHKDTVLMVPAMELCYHTVRNVSLNADELQEEGGIALLSAVMQRCSETLTPAATDDLTQVKILCNTMLTFSVAAKFPESRSRIHLEPTICHFAAKGIAYDKALALSRACIQTCRELCVDDVLQERVIQHGAMWHLLLLLFRYDSTLVQSGIEMQEENHTQLFANRAAVYALQALYAMAGIVPSEDYLNTPSNAKVFTALKRLLTPFIIQKMSKLPGAEEEILKMLNTNHETPYLLWNNETREQLLEIVGSNSEKCFNGGMVTHDLPFNIDERFIYKLHKDELIVGDLFVRIYNEQSNYPIEEPAAFCSALMAYLQAQIGKNSSEGVLMVVEAAKNLVVAYQTADVATVLERYVAILLKLLSYKDTAITIKSSELLEKVTFHRNCLEAMCRVDTAVTEVLLAMVRDGVAVERCCLAFLNVALPECAFVQQAFDRGLYVLLLRIIATTTNPECRNDACLALVKISTNKLWGPKATLHILKLLPYAILDTMKENPVAACQLLDTYQETPELVWTKERRARFVDNCTTYQEEIAALLQRSPSATWSLPESIMVENIDELQVGGVYLKRYLSQSGWVVRKPKEFLSALLGRFAEECGRSAGERNAEILTLVADSALTLLRTTSSMVDHIVSLGYAQKLFTLMESPEDVVSENALKLVREECGSPVCVESLANFDLIASLLAYQRSHPSQLPILMDMLCRLFSRPSSRVNILRLALQNQLVQRLLEWLENGLTPEVCGDQAPAAVRALIIKVLKAIADLKDPIHGQRVEEILSASPVWAKYKEQSHDLFLSGPRVGGYLENTHRNNHQQQLLSITLASTSAVGNDDEPPPI from the coding sequence ATGGAAAATCATCCAACAGAGTCCGTGGCCGATGTCCCAACTGGCAAGGAGGGGGAGCGTCAACCAGTGGATGACTACATTGCTCGTCACACAGTGATTAAGAGTTCgtggaagggaaaatacATGCGCATATTTTGCGTTGGTCGCAAGGAACTTGCCACAATAAATCCTCAGAGCATATTCCGTGTGACAAACAGGTGGGACTACGGATCGCAACTCATCGACGTCACACCTCACCCAAACAACCAGACAGATTTTGCTATAACTACCGTTGGCAAAGGAAAGTCGGAAGTGATGAACTTTAGCTGCAGCACATCTTTGGAGCGATCCGAGTTACTTACGGATGTTCAACGGTACCGTGCACTCATCGACATGAAGTACCGCAGCCAGCTAGActcactttcttttgtttgccaGAAATACTGCTttaatgaaagaaaaaggcctTGTCGACTTCGCGTTACATCTGTGTCCGTGGAACAAATTAATGAGGAGGGGGTCGTTGTTGGTGAGTATCTTTTCGTGCACATAAGAGGGATCACCTCCATTCAAGATAACCCATCAAGTCTCGTAATACTTTATGGTCCCTTGATGAAAGCCCACCTTTATGAAGTTACAAACCCGAAGGTCATCCGTGAGCATATTGCGGACTTCTCCAAACGGTTTGTTGGTCTTCCTCCCCTAAACGCCGTTCCCGAGATGAGTCCGCACATATTCAAAACGAGTCGTCTGGGTGTGGAGGCCAACCTCCTCATACCGACAGCTCAGTTTCCGGTCATGAAACTCAGTGTAAAGCATAACAACATACCGGTGCGTCGCGCACTAGTTACAACACGAGATCATCTGCAAGAGCTGGACCCCGAGACGTATAATACAGTGAGTCTCTTTTCATTCACCAGCATTCACTCGCTTGTACGTTGCGACTGGGATGACCAACGGTTTATTATCCAATTCGCGGTGCCGATGATGAGCAAAGTGTATACCTCACCCATGCGAGATGCACTTTTGTCTCATCTTGTGGACTGCTGCCGCTCCGCACAGAACCATAATATGCATGTCGTCGCAACCACCGTGGACCGCGGCAAACGGACTGCACCGTTACGCGCACTGGTCTCACAAGAGGTTGAGAGTACACTTCTCAATTGTATTATTGATCCAAACAACAGTGGGGGAGGAGTGGTCCTTTCACTAACTGATATTGTGCAGTTTTTTAATGCCAATGTGGATCATTGTGGTCCACGTTTCTCCGAGAACAGTGATGGGTTGTTCGCGGAAAACCGGGAGAAGATGATCTTCAGTGCGTTAATGTTATTGCTGGAGAATTTCCCTAAAAACGGAAATCCCTTGGAGTTCGCTCAGCATTTTTATGCCCTCCGCCGGCTGTGCGTGACGCGCACAGGATTTAGTTCTGCAGCGATTGTTCCTTCCCTTGTCAAGTGTATTGAATCAGCCTGCGAAGAAGCCATAAAAATGAGCAATGTCACTGTTTTTCATGCAATGATCGACTTCATTAACGTATTGATGGTACCTCATCATGACCACTACGAGGTGACCCATGAGGAGGCAAATAAGAACCGAATTTTGGGTAATGAGGGTTTCATGAACCACATTTTACGAATGCTAAGGGACTATTCTGCGGCTGATAATGCTTCACTTATCATTCAGGCGCTGCTCAACTTCTTTGTGTACGCCTTATGTCCACCATTCTGTGATACGACAGATTCTAAGTTGTTTCATGCTGTTATGAAGCAACTTGTTGATGTTGCCGGGAGTGaattgttttcgttgttgcaGTACAGTTGTGACGCCACTAGTTACAGTGCGGGTCAACTGATACGCGCTATTCTCGAGGAAGGAACGCCTGAACAATTTACCGCCATGCAGAGGGCATCACTTAGCGAAGGTGGAATACTCAAGCAGCTACACGAAGCAATTTTCGGGACGAAGCGCGAGGTGCGTGACCTGGCGCGCAGACTTATTGCTTACTGGGCGTATCAGAATTCCGATATGCAGGACCTCCTGCGCTGCATAGTTCCACCtgcatttttgtattttctgcAATCTCGGGAAGAACCGCCGGAGGACGAGATGGAAAAGGGACCCACAAAAAATGTTGTTGCCATGTCTGGCGACCACTGGGAATCCAAAAACGGTTGGTTTAAAAAACGCTTTCACCCAAGTGACGTTCTTTCGCGTGTGTCGGGGAGCCATACGACGACGCAAGCGGCATTTCGTCCGGCGCAAACTCGACCACGAAATGTGCGCGTTAAACCTACGCTTAACTGGAACATGATGTTTTACCAGTTGAAACAAGACCACCTTCGACCGGATCTCATTTGGAACCATACAACACGCAATGAATTACGAGAGGCGCTGGAAACTGAAATGCAGGCCCTCAAGGCAGGTATGGAGATGCGCCGCGACAAGGTTATTGCGTGGAACTACCGTGAATTTGAGTTGCGGTACCCCAGTCTTGAAGACGAACTGAAGGTTGGAGATCATTACCTACGGTTGCTTTTTGATTCCAAGAAACCGGTTGTTGCGAAGCCAAAGGATTTCTTCACGGATGTGTACCATCGCTTTCTGCTTTCACAGGATCAAAAAATTCAGTTGGAATGTTTGAATGCCATGTCTATTCTCTACGAGCACTACTATGGGGCTATTGGACACTTTAACGACATAGGACACTTGGTAAATTTGCTGAAATCGACCCTTTGTCCACTGTTCCGTGATCAACTTTTGCTATTTATGCTCCAAGTGTTGCGCAACCGCCAGAATGTCAAGTTGTTTCTTGGTTGTGACGGCCTGAAAATTCTCGTTGAGCTTCTCCCCATTGCCCACCTGCATGTTGATAGACCACAGATCCATTGCTCAACCAATGCTATTGAGTGCGGTGGGGAGTCCTCTGTTGACCTTCGCGATCAGGAGAAGGAGTGGTACTATATAAAAGATGGAGAAAAGCGGGATCCAGTGTCTTATGCGAAGTTGGAGCAGATGTACAAGGATGGCACAGTCAACAACAGTACAAAGGTATGGGCGCAAGGGTTGTCGGGATGGTTACCAATTAAAGACGTACATCAACTTCGCTGGGGTCTCGTGGCGAGTGGTAGTAACAAAATGCTTAATTTCACGGAAGTATCATGCGTTGTCCTTGATATTCTACAGTTACTCTGTACTCACTACCCGTCGAGAGATGAGAATGGAGCTGTAATGTATCCCATTCCTCAGGTGAAACGGTTCTTGTCAGGTCCACAGGTTCTTCCCCACGTTGTGCAACTACTACTGACATTCGAGCCCACGATTTGTAGCCGTGTTCACACATTATTGTACAGCCTTATGGATGAAAACCCACACATGCCGCAATTCTTCCTTACTGGTGTATTCTTCTTTACTCTGATGTACACCGGTTCCGACGTAATTCCACTTTGTCGGTTGTTGCACCTCTCACACTGTAAGCAGTCCGTACACCAGCAAAGTGGAAACAACGATATCGTGCGGAGCAGTGTCCTAAGTGCCATGCTACCGCCCGCGCTCGTTTGCTTTTTAACAGCACATGGCCCAGAGCGCTTTGCTGATATCTGGTTGGGCGAGTACGAAACGCCGGAGGCGATTTGGAACAATAATATGCGGAGGTATCTTATGGAAAAGATTGCAGGTCATATTGCGGACTTCACACCGAGGCTCTTCAGCAATATACGTGCCATTTATCAGTATTGTCCGATTGTGGGCATAGTATATGAGCAACTTAAGCGCGAGCTTTTCTGTTCACAATATTATCTGCGACACTTGTGTGATGAACTACGCTACCCAAACTGGCCTATTGCCGATCCTATTTCACTATTGCGCGAAGTTCTCATTGCGTGGCAGTGTGAACTAGAAAAGAAACCGAGTGGACTCAGTCGTGAAGGTTGTTTGGCAGAACTTGGTATTACGGAGGCGACGGGAGCCACGCAGCAGACGGTGCGCAAGGCATACTTTAAGCTCGCGGCAAAGTATCACCCTGACAAAAACCCAGACGGACGTGATAAATTCGAACGTATTCAGGTAGCATACGAGTTTCTCGCGTCAGACACGCTGGAGTCAAGCGAACCCGATCCAAATAACATTGACCTCCTTCTTCGAACCCAATCTATTCTGTATAAACGTCATGCTGAAACGCTGAGTCGCTACAAGTACGCTGGTTACAGTCTCCTGTTAAAACTTGTCAAGATGGAGTATGAGGACCCCAACATGCTACACAAAGACACCGTCCTCATGGTACCAGCAATGGAATTGTGTTATCACACCGTGCGTAATGTTTCTCTTAACGCTGATGAGCTTCAGGAGGAAGGTGGAATAGCTTTACTTTCAGCAGTTATGCAGCGTTGCTCCGAGACACTCACACCAGCTGCGACCGACGACCTTACGCAAGTGAAGATACTGTGTAACACCATGCTCACGTTCTCCGTCGCTGCTAAGTTCCCTGAATCCCGTAGCCGCATTCATCTAGAACCTACGATCTGCCATTTTGCGGCCAAAGGCATCGCATACGATAAGGCGCTGGCACTTTCCCGCGCCTGCATTCAAACATGCCGTGAGTTGTGCGTGGACGACGTTTTGCAGGAGCGTGTTATACAACACGGTGCGATGTGGCATCTCTTACTTCTCCTTTTCCGTTACGATTCGACATTGGTTCAGAGCGGAATCGAGATGCAGGAGGAAAATCATACACAACTTTTCGCCAACCGTGCGGCAGTTTATGCGCTACAGGCTCTATATGCTATGGCCGGTATTGTGCCATCTGAGGATTATTTGAACACGCCTAGCAATGCCAAAGTGTTCACGGCGCTTAAGAGATTACTAACCCCATTTATAATCCAGAAGATGTCAAAACTTCCGGGTGCAGAGGAAGAGATTTTGAAGATGCTCAACACAAATCACGAAACGCCATACCTATTGTGGAACAACGAAACACGTGAGCAGTTGTTGGAGATTGTGGGTTCAAACTCTGAGAAGTGCTTTAACGGTGGCATGGTTACTCATGATCTACCTTTTAACATCGATGAGCGCTTCATATACAAACTCCATAAGGATGAGCTTATTGTGGGTGATTTGTTTGTGCGAATATATAATGAGCAATCCAATTACCCTATTGAGGAGCCTGCTGCCTTCTGTAGTGCTTTAATGGCGTACCTGCAGGCTCAGATTGGTAAGAACTCCTCTGAGGGCGTGCTCATGGTAGTGGAGGCGGCGAAGAACTTGGTAGTTGCGTACCAAACCGCCGATGTGGCAACTGTTCTGGAGCGATATGTAGCTATTTTGTTAAAACTACTTTCGTACAAGGACACCGCCATCACAATCAAATCATCTGAGCTTTTGGAGAAGGTTACATTTCATCGTAACTGTCTTGAGGCTATGTGTAGGGTTGATACAGCTGTTACCGAAGTATTGTTGGCTATGGTTCGTGATGGTGTTGCAGTGGAACGATGTTGTCTTGCATTCCTCAATGTGGCACTTCCGGAGTGTGCTTTTGTACAGCAAGCCTTTGATCGTGGCTTGTATGTATTGCTGCTTCGCATTATTGCAACGACAACGAACCCAGAATGTAGGAATGATGCCTGTTTGGCTCTCGTGAAAATAAGCACAAATAAATTGTGGGGACCAAAGGCGACACTGCACATATTAAAATTGCTCCCTTACGCTATACTTGATACCATGAAAGAGAACCCCGTGGCCGCCTGCCAGCTTCTCGACACCTACCAGGAAACTCCCGAGTTGGTGTGGACTAAAGAGCGCCGAGCTCGCTTTGTGGATAATTGCACCACATATCAGGAAGAGATTGCTGCATTGTTGCAGCGCTCCCCCAGCGCCACGTGGAGTTTGCCGGAGAGCATCATGGTTGAGAACATCGATGAGTTGCAGGTTGGCGGTGTGTACTTGAAGAGGTACTTGAGCCAATCGGGGTGGGTGGTTCGGAAACCGAAGGAATTTCTTTCAGCCCTGTTGGGCCGTTTCGCAGAGGAATGTGGTCGCTCTGCAGGGGAACGTAATGCCGAAATCCTCACACTTGTTGCCGACTCAGCTCTCACACTGCTTCGAACAACTAGCTCGATGGTGGATCACATAGTTTCCCTTGGATATGCCCAAAAGTTGTTTACACTAATGGAATCGCCGGAAGACGTGGTATCAGAGAATGCGCTGAAGTTGGTACGTGAAGAATGTGGTTCTCCTGTTTGTGTAGAGAGTTTGGCGAACTTTGATCTTATCGCATCCCTCCTCGCATACCAGCGGTCCCACCCATCGCAGTTGCCGATTCTCATGGATATGTTGTGCCGTCTTTTTTCCCGTCCATCCTCTCGTGTTAACATTTTACGCCTCGCCCTTCAAAATCAACTTGTCCAGCGCTTACTCGAATGGTTAGAGAATGGACTCACCCCTGAAGTGTGTGGAGATCAGGCTCCGGCGGCTGTACGGGCTCTTATCATTAAAGTCCTTAAGGCAATCGCAGATCTGAAGGATCCCATTCATGGTCAGCGCGTGGAGGAGATCCTCTCAGCAAGTCCTGTCTGGGCAAAATATAAAGAGCAAAGCCACGATCTCTTCCTTTCAGGGCCTCGTGTGGGTGGTTATTTGGAAAATACGCATCGTAACAACCATCAGCAACAGTTACTTTCGATTACACTTGCTTCAACAAGTGCCGTTGGAAATGATGACGAGCCACCACCGATATAA
- a CDS encoding tRNA modification enzyme, putative: MKRNSAREGDIEDFFCNSSLSAPRGNCAQNVNSRRRRVVREDYGPGIPGNATIFVHTFGCGHNVSDGEYMAGQLVESGYNVTDEFGQADAYLLNSCTVKNPSEEHFVSMMNRVRDTGKPLIVAGCVPQADPTNKQWGDVSVVGVRSIDCVSYVVQEALQGNCVRLLGETEDQRQSNESNELPALDLPKVRRNKYIEIIPISVGCLNNCTYCKTKQARGDLRSYPVEVIVDRVREVVRDGVKEIRLTSEDSGAYGIDIGTDVVYLLRAVAVELEGTDVMLRVGMSNPPYLLRHVDGFATVLKHPNVYEFVHIPVQSGSDSILQTMLREYTVEEFFMCIDSIRAAVPKATVATDIICAFPGEGESEWQETMELCKRAKFEVINITRFYPRRNTPAAAMKQIPTDVAKHRTTELTNFFNSYRTFDSMVGEVHNVTLLETAHDKHHLVGHTKNYVQVLVDPAQARMGESVVVVITSATKYSVMGRVLRSRWERLSADAVGFATAPFRTRKGRIASALLMATAVGTVLLYWSSTRRRRCK, from the coding sequence ATGAAGAGAAACAGTGCGCGAGAGGGAGATATCGAGGatttcttctgcaacagtTCCTTAAGTGCTCCTCGAGGGAACTGCGCACAAAATGTTAACAGTCGACGTCGTCGTGTCGTTCGCGAGGACTACGGGCCAGGAATCCCTGGAAATGCCACTATTTTTGTTCATACGTTTGGTTGCGGCCACAATGTAAGTGACGGTGAGTATATGGCTGGACAACTTGTGGAATCGGGGTACAACGTCACCGACGAATTTGGGCAAGCTGACGCCTATCTTCTTAATTCCTGCACCGTCAAGAATCCAAGTGAGGAACATTTTGTCAGTATGATGAATCGTGTGCGAGACACCGGGAAACCACTTATTGTCGCCGGTTGTGTCCCACAGGCGGAccccacaaacaaacaatgggGAGACGTAAGTGTTGTTGGTGTCAGAAGCATTGACTGCGTTAGTTATGTTGTTCAGGAGGCGTTGCAAGGTAACTGCGTGCGGTTGCTAGGTGAAACGGAGGACCAACGACAGTCGAATGAATCTAATGAACTCCCAGCGCTTGACCTTCCTAAGGTTCGTCGGAATAAATACATCGAAATTATTCCCATTAGTGTGGGCTGCTTAAATAACTGTACGTAttgcaaaacaaagcaagcTCGGGGGGACTTGCGGAGCTACCCAGTGGAGGTGATTGTCGATAGGGTGCGAGAAGTGGTGAGGGATGGTGTGAAGGAAATCAGACTTACATCAGAGGACTCGGGTGCCTACGGTATTGATATAGGTACGGATGTAGTTTATTTACTACGGGCCGTTGCGGTAGAGTTGGAGGGAACTGATGTGATGCTGCGTGTTGGTATGAGTAATCCACCTTACCTGTTGAGACATGTCGATGGCTTTGCGACTGTTCTGAAGCATCCAAACGTGTACGAGTTCGTTCATATCCCTGTGCAATCCGGTTCTGACAGCATTCTTCAAACCATGCTACGTGAGTATACTGTTGAAGAGTTCTTTATGTGCATCGACAGTATCCGCGCTGCAGTTCCGAAGGCTACAGTTGCCACCGACATTATTTGTGCCTTTCCCGGTGAGGGCGAATCAGAATGGCAGGAAACGATGGAACTATGCAAGAGAGCTAAGTTCGAAGTGATAAACATCACACGTTTCTACCCACGGCGGAACACCCCAGCGGCAGCCATGAAGCAGATCCCAACAGATGTTGCTAAACATCGTACCACAGAGTTAACTAACTTCTTCAATTCTTATCGTACGTTCGATTCGATGGTTGGTGAGGTGCACAACGTTACGCTACTAGAAACCGCACACGACAAGCACCATCTAGTTGGACATACGAAAAACTACGTTCAAGTACTTGTTGATCCTGCGCAAGCACGGATGGGGGAGAGCGTGGTAGTGGTCATTACATCAGCAACAAAGTACAGTGTGATGGGTCGGGTGTTGCGCAGCCGGTGGGAGCGCCTTTCAGCAGATGCAGTGGGATTCGCTACTGCTCCATTTAGAACCCGAAAAGGCCGGATTGCCTCTGCTTTGTTGATGGCAACAGCTGTGGGAACTGTGTTGCTTTACTGGTCGTCGACGCGCCGCAGGCGGTGCAAATAG